The Nitriliruptor alkaliphilus DSM 45188 genome includes a region encoding these proteins:
- a CDS encoding DUF998 domain-containing protein: MLLLVGVVAAVVFVGVLLIEGALRPGYDPRYHTGSELELGERGWIQRANFFVLGAGVFAFAMGVQRSLESTIGAVLLALFGLGSTIAGVFAPDPVRGYPPDASTDREADLSWQAKIHDVSGPVMFIALFGACLVLAGQLGGGWRVYTLGTAGVGLVLTAWTAVAYQRDAAITGLVQRGLIVVYWSWIVALGIHLVM; this comes from the coding sequence GTGCTGCTGCTGGTCGGGGTGGTAGCGGCCGTGGTCTTCGTCGGTGTCCTGCTCATCGAGGGGGCGCTGCGTCCTGGGTACGACCCGAGGTATCACACCGGCAGCGAGCTCGAGCTCGGCGAACGAGGCTGGATCCAGAGAGCCAACTTCTTCGTTTTGGGTGCCGGCGTGTTCGCCTTCGCGATGGGTGTCCAGCGGAGTCTGGAGAGCACGATCGGGGCGGTGCTGTTGGCGCTGTTCGGCTTGGGATCGACCATCGCTGGTGTGTTCGCTCCCGACCCTGTTCGTGGTTACCCGCCCGACGCCTCGACCGATCGGGAGGCTGACCTCTCCTGGCAGGCGAAGATCCACGATGTGTCCGGTCCGGTCATGTTCATCGCGCTCTTCGGGGCTTGTCTCGTGCTGGCGGGCCAACTCGGAGGCGGGTGGCGGGTGTACACGTTGGGGACCGCTGGCGTCGGACTCGTCCTGACGGCCTGGACCGCGGTCGCGTACCAGAGGGACGCGGCGATCACCGGACTCGTGCAGCGCGGTCTCATCGTCGTCTACTGGAGTTGGATCGTGGCGCTGGGGATCCACCTCGTGATGTGA